One genomic region from Ptychodera flava strain L36383 chromosome 14, AS_Pfla_20210202, whole genome shotgun sequence encodes:
- the LOC139149019 gene encoding hepatocyte nuclear factor 3-beta-like → MMLSPKATYPTATATTMSSMGNMGSMNTQMQYSSAMPGGMSSINSYSMPAMNHNMGSMNSMNTMGSMNTMNMNTMGSMNAMAGSPAMNMELARANSLANQMNAVNRARTDNKTYRRSYTHAKPPYSYISLITMAIQSSPNKMVTLSDIYQFIMDLFPFYRQNQQRWQNSIRHSLSFNDCFLKVPRTPDRPGKGSFWTLHPDSGNMFENGCYLRRQKRFKCPKKEATKLTHKTEPNHHEGEHDQQHSPSTTANNTDTTGTPSMNSMPGSANSQHSHHQQAPPQLLQPKVEPQTMSPPPTSMSTSMANNMSTSMTMQRPIPQQALVAGVGAPMLGPESYYDPPLIRW, encoded by the exons ATGATGCTTTCACCCAAGGCTACCTATCCCACCGCGACAGCAACCACCATGAGTTCTATGGGTAACATGGGCAGTATGAACACGCAGATGCAGTATAGTTCAGCGATGCCAGGCGGGATGAGCTCGATAAACTCATATTCCATGCCGGCGATGAATCACAACATGGGCAGTATGAACAGTATGAACACTATGGGCTCAATGAACACCATGAACATGAACACTATGGGCTCAATGAACGCCATGGCTGGCTCACCTGCCATGAACATGGAGTTAGCGAGAGCAAACTCACTTGCGAACCAGATGAACGCTGTGAATAGAGCGAGAACGGACAACAAGACATATCGGAGATCGTACACGCACGCGAAACCACCGTACTCGTACATTTCACTCATCACCATGGCCATTCAGAGCTCACCAAACAAGATGGTAACCCTCAGCGATATCTATCAGTTTATCATGGATCTTTTCCCCTTCTACAGACAGAACCAACAACGTTGGCAGAACTCTATACGTCATAGTTTGTCATTTAACGATTGCTTCTTGAAAGTTCCGCGCACTCCCGATCGCCCAGGTAAGGGGAGCTTCTGGACGCTCCACCCGGACTCCGGGAACATGTTCGAGAACGGTTGCTACCTCCGCCGGCAGAAGCGCTTCAAGTGTCCCAAGAAGGAAGCTACAAAGCTGACGCACAAAACGGAGCCAAATCACCACGAGGGCGAACACGACCAACAGCACAGTCCAAGCACAACGGCCAACAACACCGACACAACAGGTACGCCGTCAATGAACAGCATGCCCGGCTCGGCCAACTCTCAACACTCACATCACCAACAGGCACCACCGCAGCTTCTACAGCCAAAAGTTGAACCACAAACCATGTCACCACCTCCAACCAGCATGTCCACAAGTATGGCGAATAACATGTCAACGTCAATGACAATGCAAAGACCAATTCCACAACAAGCACTCGTCGCAGGAGTCGGAGCACCCATGCTTGGGCCAG AGAGTTACTATGACCCACCTCTGATCAGATGGTAG